A genomic stretch from Novosphingobium resinovorum includes:
- a CDS encoding response regulator, with amino-acid sequence MTDTVLIVEDELFVVLDLEDLIAEEGFAVSAHCGTVAATMIAIERQRPVCAILDVRLPDGEVFPAADRMREMNVPLIFHSGHANENALRIRYPDAQICPKPSSPSHLRAALKKAIGRTA; translated from the coding sequence ATGACCGATACCGTACTGATCGTCGAGGACGAGTTGTTCGTCGTGCTCGATCTTGAAGACCTGATTGCCGAAGAGGGTTTCGCTGTCTCCGCACATTGCGGCACGGTTGCCGCCACAATGATTGCGATCGAGCGTCAGAGACCGGTCTGCGCGATCCTCGACGTCCGCCTTCCTGACGGAGAAGTCTTCCCGGCGGCGGATCGCATGCGGGAGATGAACGTCCCGCTTATTTTCCATTCCGGCCACGCTAACGAGAATGCCCTGCGCATTCGCTATCCGGATGCGCAGATTTGCCCAAAGCCCAGTTCTCCTTCTCACCTGCGCGCGGCATTAAAGAAGGCCATCGGCAGAACGGCCTGA